CTATACGATGATGTCAAACTCCAACTCTTCCTCGCTGAACTGCACACGTGCAGGAGTGTGCGCCCGATggaaaccgtgtgtgtgtgtgtgtgtgtgcgtgtgtgcgcgtctcCTCTGCCGTGCACATTCCCAGCACATGGCAACAGCAGCTAAATATAGCTGCAGCAGCGGGATCATGCTTCCTAACGTAGGATCCTACCCCGTCCccgtttctctccctcccttcttctcCAGCTACTTACCcctttattgcccccccccccctccatcatctCACCTCAGGATTTCTGACCCCATGGGTGACCGTATGTCACCCATCATAAATATCGTTCCTTCCAATAATGAGATTTGTCCACATGAAGATGATTTTTGACTGTTTCACAGCCACCGTTCAATAGTTGAGCTGACTTTAAATCAGGCTTTGGGGTGAATGgataattaatacatttttatttcatgttggaATATACATTCATTACTGGAGCGTTACTGGAGCAGTGGAGTAGACTAACGGCGTAATCTCAAGACGCTTCGGATCTCTGGGCTCGTCAGCCAACCTCTTTATCGGCGTATTGGTGAGTGCAACTTTGATGTCAGGAGATTTATTTGTGAGCACCGTGTTTTCACATTGTGGTATTGTTGCTTTgaatgatgcacacacacacacacacgcacacacacttatagTAGCCGGTGGGACTGTTCCTAACTGCTGGGGAGCATGTGGTGTAATCCTGCTTTGATTTGGCATGCAGCTTAGTTGGGTTCTACATTGCTGACAGGCTGCATCAGCCCCACTGgtcacgtgtgtgcgtgtgtgtgtgcgcgcgcctcCACACATTGCTGCTGCCCGGGAGGCAGGATGAAAGTGATGATGGGAGGTCATCAGGGACACGGAGTCTTCCGGGCCGAGGAGGCCTCTCTCTACGCTACAGCGGATGTTCAGCATCAGAACGTTTGAATGCTACTTATGTAGCGTCGTGTAATGCTGATTATAACCTCCACCACTGGAttgtaataattttattttgttaaaaaatatttggctgtgtaaaaaaaaaagcaggttgTATAACACTTTGCAATCGGCGGTGGGTTGTGCGTTTTTATGTCAGAGTTTAGCATGACAGATGCAGCACTGGTTTCTACGGGTTTTCTGCAGGAACATTGAACTACACGCGCCTGCAAGATATTTATGTGCAGCTCTAAAAAGCTCCAGAAAGTAAATGCCCTTCGCtttttttgtcctgatccagTCCAGTTTCGTGGTAATCTGCATTATTAAAGGCGGCAGCAATTAGCTGTCACTGGTTTCATAGCACAATCCAAGGATAATGGGTTAGCGTCGAAACGACGTCGTCAGAGTCCTCGAGTTTATTTTGTATTGcaagatggaaaaagaaaaaaaaaagcacagatcaaactttattcacacggaaaaagcagacagaaatgaagCTGGGATGACATTGATCCGAAGTGTGATTTTCCCTCCCTGAGTGACGTCAGAGAACAATGGCCGCCGTTGGAATGTGGTAGAAACGCAGGAGGCTGGCGCCTCCTCGCcgtagctgctgcaggagagtcTTGCGTTCGCCTCACGTGCGCAGATCCGACACAATCCGACTCCTGTGCGACTCGTCTCCCGAGCGACGAGGTCGCGGCGGCGCAGCCGACTCCTGGACGTGGAATGTCAAGTCGGGGAGGCCTCTCGTATTAAAATAGCCATCGTGTGCGCCGTCAGCACCCCCCCTCGGTGCTCGCATGGCTGCCTTAACAGCTGCCAGAGTTACCGAGCTACTGGGGTCagggggggtgaggaggagagcagcagcaccagGCAATCAAACTGCCctggagtcccccccccccccaggagatgtTCGAGACGGTTGTCTTCAGTTCACTGAGGGACGCAACGGTTCGAAACCGCACAAAGACCAAACAGCGGAGCGATCCGATTGGCTTCGGGCTTCACCGACGCGGAGACAAGGTTCCATCTGTTTTCGGTTGCTTTCTGACCTTTGAAGGACAAATCACCAACGAAAGCGGCTCGGAGAGCGGCTGCAGGTTCACGCGGCGTCTCTTCGGATCCTCGCGCTGACCCGACTCATTTTAGCAATTAAGAAACTGCAGTTGTGAAAACGGACACTTTTCTTTCACCGGGAACCGAAACTCTCTGAATTTCAGATTCTTGCCGACAAACGAGCAATTTCCAAGAATTTAAGGAAAAATAATCAAACGGCAGAATTTGAAGAGTCACAAcataaatatatgcattttgAAGTGGTTTTAATTAAGGGAGTGCTAAACTTTCAATCTAGGAAAACCAAAAATAATCTGGTTTGAGTCACAACTCTGATTTAAGAAATTaacctttgtttattttttttaatcttgaaaTTCCTTTACACGatacattttcctttttatatgtATTTCAAAATATCTTTTGCTGGTTTGTtcagtaatattttttttttcctataagTAGAATCTCATGTCAATATATTTCTcttttgggaaaaaaaagaaagaagaaacccCCAAAGACATCCATCAGCGCGTTTCTATCCAGCGTCTTCACGTGTCGGACGCGACGGTGCGGCTCAGACCACGGACAGAGAGGCTGCTGGGAAAACTCCTGCTCTGAGCCGCAGATATTTGGACCCTTGCAGCGGCACGTCTGAGCAAATGAGTGGTTTTTTTCTTCAAGTCCCATAGATGTAGTCCGTTAGATGTAGTCCGTTAGCAGCGGTCCTTTTCGTTGGTGTCCTCAAACGCCAGGGATGCTCTGGCGCGAGTCGACGCTGCGTTTCCTCTTCCGTTAAACAATTATGCTTTGCAAATATCGCCATGATCATATGTATAACATAAAACCCAGCCGATCCACAATGTAAATTGACTGCTGGAGTCAAAGCTTGAGTTTAGTCCACAAggcccccaccccctccccccccctctcatctgACTGACACCGCAAACGGGGAGAGACCCGGACCGGAACAGGAATAAGATGGATGCTCCTTAAGCCGAGCAAAGGAGAACATCTTTAAAACACTCCCAACTCTTTAAATATGCTgcatttctagttttaaaaCGAAACCAGTTTGCTGGTTTTAGTatgttctttcctttttttttttaaacaataaagcactttttttttagccagtgAGATTTACCTCATTTACATTTAGTCCACTTTCAGAGATTCAAACCCTCAACCCTTTAAAATACACCAAATACTCCTTGCACatgtacttttgtttttttttacgccaCGATACTTTAGTAGGCTATTACAGCACGATTTTTCATGcacttttcattaaaaaaaaaaaaaaaaaaaaaaaactaataacgCAGATCCGCCATGTTAAACGCGCTCCCGGCGGCTTCGCCCTCAGTCGTCCTCCGCCTCGTCCCCCTCGGACTCGTCCCTCCTCTCGTACATCTTATCCCGCTGCCTCTCCTGgatctccttcatctcctccgcGTACCTGCAGAACGCGCCCCCGAACTTGCTCCAGGCTTTGAACGGGATGGTGATGGAGTTCCGGTAGCTCGGCTTCACCTCGCTCACGCGCAGGAACACGCCGTATTTGTTGGAGCCGACGTCGAAGAAGAACCGCTTGGAGTCCACCATGATGGAGGTGCACTCGGGCAGATCGCCGTAgcccccggcggcggcggccgtgCCCCCGGTCAGCTCCTCGTCGTCGCCCCCGTAATCGTCGATGAGCTTCGCGAGGGCGTCTCGGAACTCTATTAGCCCCTGAGCCGGGAGAGCTATGGTCTGGCCGGACAGCATCCCGCCCGCCGGCCCGCCAGGTCCGAAGCCGGGACCGCGGTTCACGGTCTGCCGGATCCGCAGGAACCGCCCCCGCTGGTTCTCCTTCAAGTCCAGGTAGTATTTGCGGTTTTCCCGCACGAGGAACTCGCTCTTGAGAGCTCGCCTGGGCCCGCCGTCTTCCCCTTGGCTGGCCTGGGCTATCTGCTCCGGGCTGCTAGGCCCCAGCTGGGCGTAGTGCTCGATGAAATCCCCGAGGTAATCGCGGAACTCCGCCGCCACCGACAGCGAGAGGGTCAGGCGACTTTTGGAGCCCCCGGCGCCCACCTCGGCGATCTTGATGAACCTGCCCTTGCTGTTCTGCTTGACGTCCAGGTAGAAGCGCTTGTTCTGGATATCGAGGCGCTTGGACGCCAACTCCTGGGTCTCCTGGTCCCGCTGGAAGTGCtggaagccgccgccgccgccgccgccacctcctcctcctcctcctcccccgctGCTGCCACCGCGCTCACTCCCACTGTCTCCATCCGCCATCTTCAGCTCCACCATTCGGCTTCTGCCCCCTCTCTCCTGCGTAGCTGCTTTCTGCGTGCACCGCCAGCGCGCGCCCGCTTCACGCTCAACATGGGTTCGGTGCGGGCACCGCTGCGATTGGCCAAGCCATCCGCCACTTCACGAGTTCACAGAATTACGGCTTTTCCATTGGACAGCGATATCTGTCCGTCACGCCTATATTGGACGTTCTCGCTCGCTATTGGTTGAGACGGGGGTTCTGCTTGCGTACTTCTTATTTCTTCCTCCGGTTGTGaaatctcctttttttttattacataatttgTTGACTAATGTTTTTACCTTTTCTTGGCTTTCGTTAAATTATCGATATATCTTATTTTTCATCACGTccgagaaaataaatatctggtgtttatattttaataacagTATAGTgttataataatagtaataaaattCACTAAAGATATTTCGGACAGATTTGTATTGCATGATCAAACCGATCATTTTATAGCTCAGTACTTCAATCATGAGCAGAGCGTAGCCGGTTAGCTGATGCTGAACGTTTCGCAGTCGCTCCAATATTGTTGCAATACTTCTTTCTGCAGACAGATGGCAGCATCGTGTAGTTACCATTTCATAATGGTGTATAAATCTATTGGGATAGACAAAGTAAATGTCCATTATTAATACTAGAACCACTTCTGGCTTAAAACATCCTTTATTTCTGTTGaactatattatattattaatctGCAAAGAAATGTGAGTTTAACTTGTTCCATTATTGGAATGTATTTGAAGTCAGTAAATGTCTATTTGTTATTTAATACAGAATAACAACAATGTGTAATAACATAATTAACTTGTACCGGTAGTCTTAATaatagcattttttatttaattcacatttaaaatatgttatttaaatattttcaaaccaTAACAGTCgatttacacacatttaatgTCACTATTGCACATCACCACTGGATCCACAGCTGTGCCACGTCAAGAAGGGTAAGATGACGCTAGTGAGGTCACAGGTCGGCAGAGGTTTAGTAATACTGGGGGTACGAGCCTATCAGCTGGTTTGCTGCAGAGGGCAGCACGACTCCTGGCAGGCTGCTGTACTGGTAGAACGAGTCCAGGGGGAAACTGGGGACACTGGGCAGACTGGGGCCGTACTGCAGGCCGTGCGGATGCATGTAGGCGGTGGCAGCGGgcccctctgctgctgcagagcggtACCTGGGGTAGGGGCCCGGCCTGTAGGTCTGCAGCTCAGAATAATGCATCAGCTGAGAGGCCACGTTAGCCTGGCAGGCTTGAGCGAGGGCGTCCTGCACCGTCCTCTTCAGCTTCATCCGCCTGTTCTGGAACCAGTTTCTGATCTAaggaggccaaaaaaaaaatggtgtcgGCAGACTTTCCAGAGAGGACAAAGACAATCGGCTCCAGTAGGGAAATAAAGTATTAAAATAAGTCCCTGACCTTCTTAAAAATCGTGTTATCGATGTATTGATCACGCTACCTGCTTGTCGGACAGGTCGAGCTTCTTGCACAGCTCCGCCTTGTCTTGCGTCCCCAGGTAAGCGTTGCTCTTGAAGGCCTTCTCCATGCTGCTGATTTGCTCCGCCGTGAAGGCGGTGCGGGGCCTCCTCCCCGAGGGAGGGGAagccggagaggaggaggaggaggaggaggtgctgcagtcAGCAGGGGTCGGGGGCGACAGGGAGCGTCCCTCTTCACTCTCGTAGCCGGaggtctcctcctctgttccgCTGCTGAATCCCGTCTCGGTCGCTGGAGGAGGAACAAAAGGAATCACTTTTACAAACGCATCGGTGAGCCTGGGGCCCGGCGGGTGGTTGGTTCGAGTCCCGCACGGACCGCAGTACtgagggctgtgtgtgtgtgtgtgtgtgtgcgtgctcttcaggaatgtgtgtgtaaaatatttgGAGTGTATTAATAAAGTTTCTtaaatgtagtttttattttattttactgtaataataataatcatttgaAGGATTGCCTTCAATAATCAGTGAAGTAACTAACTAaagatgtaaaaatatatatatatgtttaaaaatttAACGCAAGTACATGATTCAGGAGATACTATtggttttttaaatatttattttcctgggACACAGTGTGTAAAGTTTATGcagtaaaaatacattttacaatgCCAAACTTTAACACTAACACTGTGGAGGAAAATATTAAAGCAATTTTTACTAGTtacattttttcctctttaaagTCCTAAAGATGAATTTAAAGctcttcagaatcagaaaagATGTAATGGATTACTTACTGccagcagtaaaagtatctgagGAACTAAACCTACCTTGATTATTCAAGCAGGCTTGTTGGTGGACCTTCATCGCTTCGTGGCTCCTCTTGTCCTCCTGTTGGGGCACGATTTCGTTCTTGTTCCTGCAGTAGAACCCCGGCAGACTCTCTGAATGCGTCCCACAGGTGGAGACGGCCTCTGTCCCTCCCGGCTGGCTGCTCTGGGCCATCCATTCGATGGAGAAATGTCCCTTCATGTCTGCAGAAACGCTTTCGTAGTaattcctcctctctgtgctgctggcGGCGTCGACTCCCAGCTTCCCCGGGCTCGGCCTGTATTTATAGGAGAGTTCCCTCCTCTTTCAAACTGCCTTCAGCCCGGAGATCAAAGTTTacacctcctcccctcctttAGTTTTCACAACTGGAGTAATTAAGACGTCTCATTCAGTCTCAATGAAGCTGTTACAGCAAGGCTCCAGTGAGTCtggggagaccccccccccccatctccttccTGCCTCCAACAGATTCACCTCACTGACATCCATACTGTCCATGCATACGTTTCCACTGTGTGAAGAAGACAGACGGAGAACCGATTTCATCAGAATAGATTATCTTCCAGACGTGAATATAAAACTGCATTTATCTAACAGATCAATTCTTCCACACTGATTTATTCAAAAggtgaccttttgacctttttcctgctGATTAATGGAGAAGAAACTACTCAAACTCTGATGCTGAGTGATCCAGCTTTTCATTCAGGCCGGAGTTACTTCAGTTACTTCATTTCTTAAGGGTTAGTTAGCAACACAATGAGCAGTGAGTGACGTCTCGGGCTCATCCAGGATGATCCCCAGATTAAAAACGATCCCCAGATTAAAGGTTAACCTACTGTGACACGGTGAGTTTGAGGATGTAGATTGTGTTATCTTTCTTTCAATTGTCCTGCGCTGAAAATGTTGCTTAAGAGAAAGCTTTAAATGTTGAAAAACTCACTCATCTTGAAAAAACATGTAGCTGAAATAAtattcatctttgtttttgaccGAATGTTTTTAATGCTTGAGGAAGAGCTGGGAGGATTTGGATTTGATAAAGACACATATATTTAGGCATAGAAAGGAAAAATGATCCCGAGTTGAAGAAGCCAGAAGTAGGAGTAATCGAGGAAGTACTCCGGCCGTGT
The nucleotide sequence above comes from Brachionichthys hirsutus isolate HB-005 chromosome 19, CSIRO-AGI_Bhir_v1, whole genome shotgun sequence. Encoded proteins:
- the purbb gene encoding transcriptional regulator protein Pur-beta; protein product: MVELKMADGDSGSERGGSSGGGGGGGGGGGGGGGFQHFQRDQETQELASKRLDIQNKRFYLDVKQNSKGRFIKIAEVGAGGSKSRLTLSLSVAAEFRDYLGDFIEHYAQLGPSSPEQIAQASQGEDGGPRRALKSEFLVRENRKYYLDLKENQRGRFLRIRQTVNRGPGFGPGGPAGGMLSGQTIALPAQGLIEFRDALAKLIDDYGGDDEELTGGTAAAAGGYGDLPECTSIMVDSKRFFFDVGSNKYGVFLRVSEVKPSYRNSITIPFKAWSKFGGAFCRYAEEMKEIQERQRDKMYERRDESEGDEAEDD
- the ved gene encoding ventrally expressed dharma/bozozok antagonist, whose protein sequence is MKGHFSIEWMAQSSQPGGTEAVSTCGTHSESLPGFYCRNKNEIVPQQEDKRSHEAMKVHQQACLNNQATETGFSSGTEEETSGYESEEGRSLSPPTPADCSTSSSSSSSPASPPSGRRPRTAFTAEQISSMEKAFKSNAYLGTQDKAELCKKLDLSDKQIRNWFQNRRMKLKRTVQDALAQACQANVASQLMHYSELQTYRPGPYPRYRSAAAEGPAATAYMHPHGLQYGPSLPSVPSFPLDSFYQYSSLPGVVLPSAANQLIGSYPQYY